GTGTCGCCGCCCTCGGGACTTGCCGGATCACTGGGACTTCCGTCGGTTACCACGACCATCGCGGTACGGAGCACCCGATCACCCATCTTGTAACCCTTGCGCAGCACCGCCGCCAGCACGGGATGGCCGTCCTGGCCGTCATGCTGAACCGCCTCATGCAGCGAGGGATCGAAGTCGTCTCCTTCGGCACCGAATGTCGCCAATCCCAGCCCTTCGAGGGCCGCGGACAGCTTGTCCGAAACACTGCGCAGCGGACCTGATTCCAGGTCGCCATGCTCGCGCGCGCGGTCGAGATCGTCCAGCACACCCAGCAGCTGAGCCACTACGGACGCCTTGGCCGAATCGATGACGGCCTGCCGGTCCCGTTCCACCCGCTTGCGGTAGTTGGCGAAGTCGGCGTGCGCACGCTGCAGGTCGGCCGTCAGTTCGGCCACCTTGGCATCCGCATCCGACTCGCCCCCGGAGGCCGCGGACCCGGGTGCCGAAGCACCCGGTTCCGCTGCGGTGGCTGGCTTTTCAGCCACCTTCGCCTCTTCGCGAACCGCGCCGGTGTTGGGATCGATCCGGCGCTTATCGGTAACGGTCACCGGTTCGCGTTCTTCATCCCGATCTTGCCCACCTGACGGGGTCACTTGCTGTCCTTCTCCTCGTCGACGACCTCGGCATCCACGACATCGCTGTCGGCAGCGCCAGCGCCACCTTCGGCTCCGGCGCCTTCAGCCCCAGCCTTGGCGGCTGCGGCCTCGTAGATGGCCTGACCCAGTGCCTGCGACTGCTCGCCGAGCTTCTCCATCGCTTCCTTGATGGCGCCGATATCGGTGCCCTCCAGTGCCTTCTTGGCATCGGCGATGGCGTCGTCCACCTTGGAGAGCGTCTCGTCAGAGACGACCTTCTCGGTGCCCTCGGCGGGCTCACGCTGCTCCTTGACGAACTTCTCCGTCTGGTAGACCAGCGACTCGGCCTGGTTGCGGACATCGGCCTCTTCGCGGCGCTTCTTGTCCTCGTCGGCGTGTGCCTCGGCGTCCTTGATCATCCGGTCGATCTCTTCCTTGGAGAGGCCGGAGCCTTCCTGGATCTTGATCGTGTTCTCCTTGCCGGTGCCCTTGTCCTTCGCGGTCACGTGCACGATGCCGTTGGCATCGATATCGAAGGTGACCTCGATCTGGGGCAC
This genomic window from Mycobacteroides chelonae contains:
- the grpE gene encoding nucleotide exchange factor GrpE, translating into MTPSGGQDRDEEREPVTVTDKRRIDPNTGAVREEAKVAEKPATAAEPGASAPGSAASGGESDADAKVAELTADLQRAHADFANYRKRVERDRQAVIDSAKASVVAQLLGVLDDLDRAREHGDLESGPLRSVSDKLSAALEGLGLATFGAEGDDFDPSLHEAVQHDGQDGHPVLAAVLRKGYKMGDRVLRTAMVVVTDGSPSDPASPEGGDTTQQEPGTTGAETQSKTESE